One Streptomyces umbrinus genomic window, CCCCGTTGGGGAGATCGTGCTGATGGTTTGGTGTGCCACTTCTGCGGCGGAGGTGCTGTCGCAGAACCGTTACGGCCCCGTGGCAACTCGAAGAACCTTACGGATCGGCGAGGGGAGTGTCAAGTCTCCCCCGGGCGGCCATCCGGCAAACCAGCGGCGGGCAGGAAGTCGGAGCCGGGGCCGAGCCCCAACTCGGGCCTCAGTCAAGGTCGGTGAGCCGGCCGCCGGCGTCCGGCTGGGCGTGCTCCACGCGGCGAAGCAGCCGGGTCAGCACCTCGCCGAGGACGCCACGATCCTCCGGGGAGAGGTCCTGGAGGAGGTCTTCCTCGAAGACCGTGGCCAGGCGCATGGCCTCCAGCCACTTCCCGCGCCCCTCCTCTGTCAGCTCGACGATGACGCGTACCCGGTTGGACTCGTCGCGTTCCCGGGTGACCAGGCCCTCCGCGACCATGCGGTCGATGCGGTGGGTCATGGCGGCCGGGGTGAGGCCGAGTCGCTTGGCGAGGTCGCTCGGGCCCATTCGGTAGGGGGCGCCGGAGAGGACGAGGGCCTTGAGGACCTCCCACTCGGCGTTGCTGATGCCGAGGGTGGCGGTCTGGCGGCCGTAGGCGACGTTCATACGGCGGTTCAGGCGGCCCAGCGCCGAGACGATCTTCTCGACCTGGGGGTCGAGGTCCTGGAATTCGCGCTGGTAGGCGGCGATCTGCTCTTCGATCGTCGGCTCGCTGACGCGGCGGGTGTCACCCATGGCCGCAGTATGGCACGCGCCCGCTTGGCGTTGAAGTCCTTCGGGATGTACTGTTTAGATCCTAACTTTAGCTTCGAAGTCTTCACCCCTAACTTCTGAGGCAGACGTAAGACTTCCCCTACCAAGGCAGGTGAAAGTGACCAGGGCGATGGGCGCTGAGATGCGCCGGATCCATGTGGGCAACGCACTCAGCGCGTTCGGGCTCGGCTTTACCGTCCCGTATCTGTACGTCTATGTGGCGCAGGTACGGGATCTTGGTGCGATGACGGCGGGGCTCGTGCTCGCCGTCTTCGCCGTGGCCGCGCTCGTGGTGCTGCCGTTCGCCGGGCGGGCCATCGTCCGCCGGGGCCCGCTGCCGGTGCTGCTCGCCGCCTTGGTCACCGCCGCCGTCGGAGCGCTGAGCCTCGGGCTCGCGAACAGCTCGACGACCGTCCTGTTGTCCGCGGCCGCGCTCGGTGCCGGTCAGGCCGTGATGCAGCCGGCGCTCGCGACGATGATCGTGGACTTCTCGTCGGCCGAGACGCGGTCGCGCGCCTTCGCCACCCAGTTCTTCCTGCAGAACCTCGGGCTCGGGGTCGGCGGGCTCATCGGCGGTCATCTCGTCGACGCCTCACGGGCGAGCTCGTTCACGCTGCTGTTCTCGATCGAGGCGG contains:
- a CDS encoding MarR family winged helix-turn-helix transcriptional regulator, with product MGDTRRVSEPTIEEQIAAYQREFQDLDPQVEKIVSALGRLNRRMNVAYGRQTATLGISNAEWEVLKALVLSGAPYRMGPSDLAKRLGLTPAAMTHRIDRMVAEGLVTRERDESNRVRVIVELTEEGRGKWLEAMRLATVFEEDLLQDLSPEDRGVLGEVLTRLLRRVEHAQPDAGGRLTDLD